The following are encoded together in the Astyanax mexicanus isolate ESR-SI-001 chromosome 8, AstMex3_surface, whole genome shotgun sequence genome:
- the LOC103022771 gene encoding coagulation factor XIII B chain yields the protein MRIIVLALCVWLCQASGESCKRPKISGGFVVPVSETYSHATKLSYSCNREMKTTLETWWGELLCDNGKWSPVPLCVPITNCIPQNIKNAQPMPPRASYSDSSNVTFVCKRGFKADGQIDMMVTCNKGAWIRHAECKRDASACNPPAKVNNAMITRPYQDTFEHGDTVEFVCQNGFRLEGNKSSTCLNGTWSSPPIQCVKVMVQTQPEGSANSRKPTYDESGVTQGGSEDSSDPSRPAITHVRECKPYPTIENGDFIEESGGRALKAECASFYKLEGPKQVMCVLGQWSKLPVCKAPCLLDQSQLLRSQRRYLIHGEEDEFWCKWGGWVKVKCVDGRAQYEGCKCIIHTVFHLLKNTL from the exons ATGAGGATAATTGTGCTCGCGCTGTGTGTTTGGTTGTGTCAGGCCAGTGGAG AATCCTGCAAACGCCCGAAGATCAGTGGAGGCTTTGTAGTCCCCGTGTCAGAGACCTACTCTCATGCTACTAAATTGTCCTACAGCTGCAACCGTGAAATGAAAACCACTCTGGAGACATGGTGGGGGGAGTTATTATGTGATAATGGGAAATGGTCCCCCGTCCCTCTCTGCGTTC CTATAACCAACTGCATTCCCCAAAATATCAAAAACGCCCAACCAATGCCACCAAGAGCGTCCTATTCCGACAGCAGCAATGTTACCTTCGTTTGTAAAAGAGGCTTTAAGGCTGACGGACAAATTGACATGATGGTGACGTGTAATAAGGGGGCGTGGATCAGGCATGCAGAGTGTAAGC GAGATGCGTCTGCATGCAACCCTCCTGCCAAGGTTAATAATGCGATGATCACAAGACCATACCAGGACACGTTTGAACACGGTGACACAGTGGAATTCGTTTGCCAAAATGGCTTCAGGTTGGAGGGAAACAAATCCAGCACATGTCTGAATGGAACATGGTCCAGTCCCCCAATTCAGTGTG ttaaagTCATGGTGCAGACTCAACCTG AAGGTTCTGCTAATTCCAGAAAACCAACATATGATGAATCAGGAGTTACCCAGG gtgGTTCAGAAGATTCCAGTGACCCATCAAGACCAGCAATTACTCATG TCAGAGAGTGTAAACCTTACCCCACTATTGAAAATGGAGATTTTATCGAGGAGTCTGGTGGGAGGGCCTTAAAAGCTGAGTGTGCTTCATTTTACAAACTTGAAGGACCCAAACAAGTAATGTGTGTATTAGGACAGTGGTCGAAGCTGCCTGTTTGTAAAG CTCCATGTTTACTGGATCAGTCACAGTTACTTCGCAGTCAAAGAAGATACTTGATACACGGTGAAGAGGATGAATTTTGGTGCAAGTGGGGTGGATGGGTGAAAGTCAAGTGTGTTGATGGAAGAGCGCAATATGAAGGATGTAAGTGTATCATACATACTGTATTCCACCTGctcaaaaacacactttaa